The Sphingorhabdus lutea genome segment TGCGCAATATATTCTTGACCCAAAAATTGTCCAAAATCAGATTTTGTTTTACCCAATAATTCTGCATTTCCGCTCGCATCACCGCGAATATTCTTCACCAAATGAATAACAACCCAACCATTATTCCCAGGCGCTGCGCTTTTCTTTACCGATTTTGGCGCCATAGTGAACATGGTGCGCAAAGCTGGGGAAACTTGCTCGGGATTTTTAGCAAGGTCGCTTCTTTTCCCGCTTATGCTTTGGATAGGAGGAAGCGATGCGCCGCTTAATTTAACAGCCTCAGCCAATGATTTACCTGAACGGACCAGTTTTTGAATATTATTGGCTATCGCTTCGGCTTTTTTACTGCCTTCAGCAACTGCCCATTGACGCATCACATCGGCCTTTACCTTAGCAAATGCTGGCGGTGCGGCCTCTGAAAATTCTGCGATTGAAATAATGGCAAATTTTTTGCCCTGTTCTATTTCAATAAGCTGCGCCTCGCCATCCTTTTCCATTTGAAAAGCAGCGGGAAGGATGACCTTCATTTCTTCAGTTGGTTTATAGGCATTATTTTCTGGATTTGCGCCACTGGCGAATAATTTTGGTGATGTTTCAACCTTTAACCCATTACCCTTTGCAATATCGGTAATTGATGTCCCATCGGCCAGACTATCTTGCATCTCGCTTAAAAATTCACTCAATAAATTTTGTTTCTTTTCACCTTGTAATAATGCCAAGATTTCAGCTTTCGCCGCATCAATGGATTGCGCCGAAACATTTGTAATTTTGTCGGTTCGCATAACATACCAACCCAATTTGCCTTTTGCTGGCGTCGCAATTTTACCCTGAGCTGTGGCAAAAACTGCATTGGCAACCTCGGCAGAGGTCTTGCTGGTCAATGATTGCTTATCTTCGCTTGCCAAGGACGCTGGAGCAAGTCCAATGGCCTTTGCTGCATCGGCAAGGCTGCTACCGGCATTTGCCTTGTCGGATAATGCCTTGGCAGCTGCCTGTGTTGGAACAATGACCTGCGTAATATCGCGCTTTTCTTTACCCGCATATTTTGCTGCATTGCTTTTATAATAAGCGGCGATTTCTTGTTCAGAAACTTTTGCCTTCTCACCCAAAATAGTATCGTTGAAAATTGCATAATTTATTGCTCTGCGCTCTGGAACAATAAATTTTGATGCATTTTTGCGATAATAATCGTTTAAAACCTTGTCGCTTGGCGGGGATTTGGGAATGAAAGCAGTCGATGGAATAAAGGCGATTTGGCTTTCCCTTTGCTCCAATTCCAAAGAAGCATAGGGCAGCGCCATTGAATTGGCGATTTCACCTTGCGCTGCCGCGGCGGATAAAAGCTGCTCTGCAAAGTTCATATTGATGATATTTTGCCTAAATTCATCTTCGGATAAATTTTGTGCGGCCAAAAATGCGCGAAAGCTTGCTTGATCAAATTGGCCATTTAACCCTTTTGCTGCATCAATTTTGTTAATTTCGAAATCGATCATTTTTTTGCTGACCGAAAGGCCATATTCACTGCCGAAAATGGCCATGGTCATGCGGGCGATGATGCCGTCCAATGTGCGATCAAATCCTCCAAGCTCAACAAATGATGCCAAGTCGCCTTCATATCCATTTTGACGTTCGCGTTCAAAATCATAACGTACTTGTTTGTTCAAATCGCCAATGGCAACTTTTTCACTG includes the following:
- a CDS encoding peptidyl-prolyl cis-trans isomerase; translation: MIKSIRSMFSSKLGTFLALAFVVLIAFAFALSDVSGSGSFGGLGGGNAAKVGSEKVAIGDLNKQVRYDFERERQNGYEGDLASFVELGGFDRTLDGIIARMTMAIFGSEYGLSVSKKMIDFEINKIDAAKGLNGQFDQASFRAFLAAQNLSEDEFRQNIINMNFAEQLLSAAAAQGEIANSMALPYASLELEQRESQIAFIPSTAFIPKSPPSDKVLNDYYRKNASKFIVPERRAINYAIFNDTILGEKAKVSEQEIAAYYKSNAAKYAGKEKRDITQVIVPTQAAAKALSDKANAGSSLADAAKAIGLAPASLASEDKQSLTSKTSAEVANAVFATAQGKIATPAKGKLGWYVMRTDKITNVSAQSIDAAKAEILALLQGEKKQNLLSEFLSEMQDSLADGTSITDIAKGNGLKVETSPKLFASGANPENNAYKPTEEMKVILPAAFQMEKDGEAQLIEIEQGKKFAIISIAEFSEAAPPAFAKVKADVMRQWAVAEGSKKAEAIANNIQKLVRSGKSLAEAVKLSGASLPPIQSISGKRSDLAKNPEQVSPALRTMFTMAPKSVKKSAAPGNNGWVVIHLVKNIRGDASGNAELLGKTKSDFGQFLGQEYIAQFLNAAQKEIGVKKDDKAIKALKNTLSNRDPVDR